A stretch of the Cydia amplana chromosome 6, ilCydAmpl1.1, whole genome shotgun sequence genome encodes the following:
- the LOC134649204 gene encoding organic cation transporter protein-like, translating to MPLLGMTVSLPVAGIVSDRWGRRFALSITAFNMAWINAARYWTNSYTVFILIGFFGSAFGSGCMSCCYTLALELVSPTRRMFAVSILTSCTCLGAVVKGLLAWTQPYWRDLILMLYLPMSVCISYFWIAPESVRWLMSQKRYDEAKTILLKASNMNRRVLSDKTLKKITEGVNSAKSKGDNETNLFSIMGEHKTILLRCIAMSVWSLSSAFMTKGLAISSVSISGNKYVNFCMVAVVAIPGFWTATFLNDKIGRRGFLFGLFWVSGLCQLINIFIPKGSHGIQLALYLLTKFCAAATTSTMVVYKAELFPTSYRSRLTGFTSIFARFGGFTALLIPALTDRVWNYLPNVLFSVLAFVSSVLILFTPETLGAPLPETMEDATRLGKDECSPVMDFMRRIIYREHYDIRHDVGHVDVGKIS from the exons ATGCCACTCCTCGGCATGACTGTATCTTTGCCAGTAGCTGGCATCGTGTCCGACCGATGGGGACGTCGCTTCGCCCTTTCCATCACGGCTTTCAACATGGCTTGGATCAACGCTGCTCGCTATTGGACTAACTCTTATACTGTCTTCATTTTGATTGGATTTTTTGGGAGTGCTTTTGGATCAGGTTGCATGTCGTGCTGTTACACATTAG CGCTGGAACTGGTCAGCCCCACACGCCGCATGTTTGCTGTGAGCATACTCACCAGCTGTACCTGTCTAGGCGCGGTAGTAAAAGGACTGCTAGCGTGGACACAGCCTTACTGGCGAGACCTCATTCTCATGCTTTATCTACCAATGTCAGTATGCATCAGCTATTTCTGGATCGCGCCGGAGTCTGTACGGTGGTTGATGAGCCAGAAACGCTATGATGAAGCTAAAACCATCTTACTAAAAGCGTCTAATATGAATCGAAGAGTTTTATCAGACAAAACTTTAAAGAAAATAACTGAAGGCGTGAACTCTGCAAAATCAAAGGGAGACAATGAAACCAATCTATTTTCTATTATGGGGGAGCATAAGACAATACTTCTACGTTGTATAGCCATGTCAGTTTGGTCACTGTCATCCGCGTTTATGACGAAAGGCTTGGCTATATCTTCAGTGAGCATTTCTGGAAATAAGTATGTGAATTTCTGCATGGTAGCTGTCGTTGCCATACCAGGTTTTTGGACTGCTACCtttttaaatgataaaattgGCAGAAGAGGTTTCTTATTTGGTTTATTTTGGGTCAGTGGACTTTGTCAATTGATAAACATATTCATACCAAAAG GTTCCCACGGGATACAATTGGCATTATACCTTCTGACCAAATTCTGTGCGGCGGCCACCACAAGCACGATGGTTGTCTACAAAGCCGAGCTGTTCCCTACAAGCTATCGCAGTCGGCTGACGGGATTCACCTCCATATTTGCCAGATTTGGCGGCTTCACCGCACTGCTGATACCCGCTTTG ACTGATCGTGTATGGAACTACCTACCGAACGTACTATTCAGCGTTTTGGCATTCGTCTCCAGTGTACTTATACTATTTACCCCTGAAACTCTCGGCGCTCCTCTGCCTGAGACCATGGAGGATGCTACCCGACTTGGCAAAGACGAATGCTCTCCAGTTATGGATTTCATGAGAAGAATTATTTATAGAGAACACTATGATATTCGTCATGATGTTGGTCATGTGGATGTTGGAAAAATATCTTGA